The Cylindrospermopsis curvispora GIHE-G1 genome contains a region encoding:
- a CDS encoding sulfurtransferase TusA family protein, with the protein MSLSFLMTPDDQLDLRGTPCPINFVRTKLRLEQMSDGSLLEVWLDPGEPIEQVPDSLTMAGFQVENITDKCEYFSLLVRRPPA; encoded by the coding sequence ATGAGCTTGTCCTTTCTGATGACCCCTGATGACCAATTGGATTTACGTGGGACCCCTTGTCCTATTAATTTTGTACGGACGAAGTTGCGCCTGGAACAAATGTCTGATGGCAGTTTACTCGAGGTATGGCTGGATCCAGGTGAACCAATTGAGCAGGTTCCCGACAGCCTGACTATGGCTGGGTTTCAGGTAGAAAATATTACTGACAAATGTGAGTATTTTTCCTTATTAGTACGTCGTCCCCCAGCCTGA
- the psbD gene encoding photosystem II D2 protein (photosystem q(a) protein): MTIAVGRAPSRGWFDVLDDWLKRDRFVFVGWSGVLLFPCAFLALGGWLTGTTFVTSWYTHGLASSYLEGANFLTVAVSTPADSMGHSLLFLWGPEAQGDFTRWCQLGGLWPFVALHGAFGLIGFMLRQFEIARLVGIRPYNALAFSGPIAVFVSVFLMYPLGQSSWFFAPSFGVAAIFRFLLFLQGFHNWTLNPFHMMGVAGILGGALLCAIHGATVENTLFEDGEGSNTFPAFNPTQSEETYSMVTANRFWSQIFGIAFSNKRWLHFFMLFVPVTGLWMSAVGIVGLALNLRAYDFVSQELRAAEDPEFETFYTKNILLNEGIRAWMAPQDQPHEQFVFPEEVLPRGNAL; the protein is encoded by the coding sequence ATGACTATTGCAGTTGGACGCGCCCCTTCCAGAGGGTGGTTTGACGTGTTAGATGACTGGTTAAAACGCGATCGCTTTGTATTTGTAGGTTGGTCAGGAGTATTACTATTTCCCTGTGCCTTTCTAGCTTTAGGCGGTTGGTTAACCGGTACTACTTTCGTTACATCTTGGTACACCCATGGTTTAGCTTCCTCCTACTTAGAAGGAGCTAACTTCTTAACAGTAGCAGTATCCACCCCTGCAGACAGTATGGGACACTCCCTATTATTCCTGTGGGGTCCAGAAGCTCAGGGTGATTTTACCCGCTGGTGTCAACTGGGTGGTTTATGGCCCTTTGTTGCTTTACATGGTGCCTTTGGATTAATTGGCTTCATGTTGCGTCAATTTGAAATTGCTAGACTAGTAGGTATTCGTCCTTATAACGCCCTGGCATTTTCTGGTCCGATTGCCGTATTTGTTAGCGTTTTCTTGATGTACCCCTTGGGACAATCCAGCTGGTTCTTTGCACCTAGTTTTGGCGTAGCAGCCATATTCCGCTTCCTATTATTCCTCCAAGGTTTCCACAACTGGACCTTAAACCCCTTCCACATGATGGGTGTAGCAGGAATCTTAGGTGGAGCTTTACTATGTGCTATCCATGGTGCAACAGTAGAAAACACCCTATTTGAAGATGGAGAAGGTTCCAACACCTTCCCCGCATTCAATCCTACCCAATCAGAAGAAACCTACTCCATGGTGACAGCAAACCGTTTCTGGTCACAGATTTTCGGGATTGCTTTTTCCAACAAGCGCTGGTTACACTTCTTCATGTTGTTTGTACCCGTTACCGGATTGTGGATGAGTGCTGTAGGGATTGTAGGTTTAGCATTAAACCTGCGAGCTTATGACTTCGTATCCCAAGAACTACGGGCAGCAGAAGACCCAGAGTTTGAAACATTCTATACCAAAAACATTTTATTAAACGAGGGTATCCGAGCTTGGATGGCGCCCCAAGACCAACCTCATGAACAGTTTGTGTTCCCCGAGGAAGTATTGCCACGTGGTAATGCTCTGTAA
- a CDS encoding energy-coupling factor ABC transporter ATP-binding protein yields the protein MTSSGIEVEHLNFFWPNGEQAIKSCSLTVPKGEFWMLLGTNGSGKSTLLRLIAGLLVPQSGRIDVLSPLGFVFQNPDHQLVMPTVGADVAFGLVGEKLSTPMVRARVEDALQAVNLLSVERRPIYALSGGQKQRVAIAGAIARHCEVLLLDEPTALLDPDSQLELVTTVRQLVKARSIATLWVTHRLEELNYCDGAFLLEQGVLVAAGDPELLKQRLTGSQ from the coding sequence ATGACATCATCAGGCATCGAAGTTGAACATTTAAACTTCTTTTGGCCTAATGGAGAGCAGGCAATTAAATCTTGCTCTCTTACTGTCCCTAAAGGTGAATTTTGGATGCTTTTAGGGACTAATGGTAGTGGGAAGTCAACTCTTTTGAGGTTAATTGCCGGTTTATTAGTTCCACAATCCGGTAGGATTGATGTTCTATCTCCTCTGGGTTTTGTCTTCCAAAATCCCGATCACCAGTTAGTTATGCCTACTGTGGGAGCTGATGTGGCTTTTGGACTGGTCGGGGAAAAACTTTCTACTCCTATGGTTAGGGCCAGAGTAGAGGACGCTTTGCAAGCGGTTAATTTGCTCTCTGTGGAACGCCGACCCATTTATGCCCTTTCTGGTGGACAGAAACAGCGTGTGGCTATTGCTGGAGCGATCGCTCGTCATTGTGAAGTCTTATTATTGGATGAACCCACCGCTTTATTAGACCCTGATAGTCAATTAGAATTAGTGACGACTGTGCGTCAATTGGTGAAAGCTCGGTCTATTGCTACTTTGTGGGTTACCCATAGACTAGAGGAGTTGAATTATTGTGATGGTGCTTTTTTATTAGAACAGGGGGTTTTAGTAGCAGCTGGGGATCCAGAACTCCTGAAACAGCGGTTAACCGGATCCCAATGA
- the grpE gene encoding nucleotide exchange factor GrpE has product MIGRTNRGKAMTGDYPTGINSQESDSTVSDHQPPDANLSEQSTVGEENGVAAVEEVVDRDLITQLTQQNQSLKAQLEERSSQYMRIAADFENYRRRVSKEKEDTETQVKRNTIMELLPVVDNFERARAHLKPQDDGEMTIHKSYQGVYKQLVDSLKKMGVSPMRPEGQEFDPNLHEAVMREQTSEHPEGTVLEELVRGYFLGDRVLRHAMVKVAAAIEDTSTEEKGQSDQD; this is encoded by the coding sequence GTGATTGGAAGAACCAATAGAGGTAAAGCAATGACAGGCGACTACCCAACCGGGATCAATTCTCAAGAATCTGACAGCACCGTGAGTGACCATCAACCTCCGGATGCGAATTTGTCGGAACAATCTACCGTCGGCGAGGAAAATGGTGTCGCTGCAGTGGAAGAAGTAGTAGATAGGGATCTAATTACTCAACTAACTCAACAAAATCAGTCTCTAAAGGCTCAACTTGAGGAGCGTAGTTCTCAGTACATGCGAATTGCAGCAGATTTTGAGAACTATCGCAGACGGGTCTCCAAAGAAAAAGAAGACACAGAAACACAGGTGAAAAGAAACACAATTATGGAGTTGTTACCTGTGGTGGATAACTTTGAGCGAGCAAGGGCACACCTTAAACCACAAGATGATGGTGAAATGACAATCCATAAGAGTTATCAAGGAGTTTATAAACAGTTGGTAGATTCCTTGAAGAAAATGGGAGTGTCACCTATGCGTCCTGAAGGTCAGGAATTTGACCCAAATCTCCATGAAGCAGTTATGCGAGAACAGACAAGCGAACATCCCGAAGGAACTGTTTTAGAAGAGTTGGTTCGCGGCTATTTTTTGGGCGATCGCGTGCTGCGTCATGCCATGGTGAAGGTAGCTGCTGCCATAGAGGATACATCTACGGAAGAAAAAGGCCAGTCAGATCAGGATTAG
- a CDS encoding cysteine desulfurase family protein — MQIYLDYSATTPTRPEAIAIMESVLKEQWGNPSSLHQWGNRAALILETARIQVAGLINAVPESIIFTSGGTESDNLAVMGVAQYYHQPQHIIISSVEHSAISAPISMLESWGWQITRLQVDRKARVNPEDLKLAFRDNTVLVSIIYGQSEVGTVQPILDLAKITKSNNVLFHTDAVQVGGRLPLDVNSLPVDLLSLSSHKIYGPLGAGALYVRPGVELIPLLGGGGQENNLRSGTQALPAIAGFGVAAKLAGQELEIERPRLIQLRDRLFSKLADIPGLIPTGDMVERLPHHVSFCIEYADGEKISGKTLVRQLNLAGIGISAGAACNSGKLTPSPVLVAMGYGERLALGGIRLTIGKETTVADIDWTAAVLQQILHRLLRY; from the coding sequence ATGCAAATTTATTTAGATTACAGTGCAACTACTCCAACCCGTCCAGAAGCCATTGCCATAATGGAATCAGTGTTAAAAGAACAATGGGGTAACCCCTCCAGCTTGCACCAATGGGGTAATCGTGCAGCATTAATTTTGGAAACTGCCAGAATACAAGTAGCAGGGTTAATCAATGCTGTTCCAGAATCCATCATTTTCACTTCGGGGGGAACTGAATCAGACAATTTAGCAGTTATGGGCGTGGCACAATATTATCACCAACCTCAACATATCATTATCTCCAGTGTGGAACACTCGGCAATTTCGGCACCCATAAGCATGCTGGAAAGTTGGGGTTGGCAGATTACCCGGTTACAAGTGGATAGAAAAGCTAGGGTTAATCCGGAAGATCTAAAATTAGCCTTTAGGGATAACACTGTTCTAGTATCTATCATTTATGGACAAAGTGAAGTGGGTACGGTGCAACCCATATTGGACCTGGCTAAAATAACTAAGTCAAACAATGTTTTATTTCATACTGATGCCGTACAAGTTGGCGGAAGATTACCATTAGATGTCAATAGTCTACCAGTAGATCTATTAAGCTTATCTAGTCATAAAATTTATGGTCCTTTGGGTGCAGGTGCTTTATATGTTCGTCCAGGGGTGGAGTTAATACCCCTACTAGGTGGAGGAGGTCAAGAGAATAATCTCCGCTCTGGTACACAAGCACTACCAGCTATAGCAGGTTTTGGGGTAGCTGCAAAATTGGCAGGTCAAGAACTGGAAATAGAAAGACCACGATTAATTCAGTTGCGCGATCGCCTGTTTAGTAAGTTAGCAGATATTCCGGGTTTAATTCCCACGGGGGACATGGTGGAAAGATTGCCACACCATGTTAGTTTTTGTATAGAGTATGCGGACGGAGAAAAAATCAGTGGTAAGACTCTAGTACGTCAGTTAAATTTAGCTGGTATTGGTATTAGTGCGGGTGCAGCTTGTAACAGCGGTAAATTAACTCCCAGTCCAGTGTTAGTGGCCATGGGTTACGGTGAGAGATTGGCTTTAGGAGGAATTAGATTAACCATAGGGAAAGAAACCACAGTAGCGGATATTGATTGGACTGCTGCAGTCTTGCAGCAAATCTTACATAGATTGTTGAGATATTAA
- a CDS encoding phospholipase D-like domain-containing protein has product MSIPSKLKNSFYILLFVSTISGCQKIPSSRQLLPPLPQDPLIQVYFNHAQSSEYQESYRLQTRLGDDLEKQIIHSILQAESTIDVAVQELRLPKIAESLIEKQRAGVQIRLILENQYSFPWQDLNSRAVQKLPWREKNQHQTLRSLIDINKDEKITSEEIKQRDAIAMIQNSQIPWIDDTADGSKGSGLMHHKFMVIDGKFVIISSANFTPSDTFGDVNNPHSFGNANNLVKINSPELANLFTQEFNIMWGDGPGGKLDSKFGLKKPQRSWQKITVGNSQITVKFSPLSRTQIWSKSTNGLIGRTLNMAIENIDMALFVFSDQKIANILENRHNQNVNIRALIDAQFAYRYYSEGLDMMGISISDNCKYEKDNRPWQNPITTVGVPSLLPGDVLHHKFAVIDQQIVITGSHNWSEAANHNNDESLIIVENPTVAAHFQREFHRLYQTIKPELPSAIKAKIDQEIQECLPVETQRENL; this is encoded by the coding sequence ATGTCCATACCATCTAAGTTGAAAAATTCCTTTTATATCCTCTTATTTGTTTCCACCATCAGTGGTTGTCAAAAAATCCCATCCTCCCGTCAGCTTCTACCACCCCTACCCCAGGATCCATTGATTCAAGTTTACTTCAATCATGCCCAATCTTCAGAGTATCAAGAAAGCTACCGTTTGCAAACCCGTTTAGGGGATGATTTAGAAAAACAAATCATCCATAGCATTTTACAAGCAGAATCCACCATAGATGTAGCTGTGCAGGAATTAAGATTACCAAAAATTGCCGAATCATTAATAGAAAAACAACGGGCTGGTGTGCAAATTAGGTTAATCTTAGAAAACCAGTATTCTTTTCCTTGGCAAGATTTAAACTCTCGGGCAGTACAAAAGTTACCTTGGAGAGAGAAGAACCAACACCAAACATTGAGATCCCTTATAGATATTAATAAAGACGAGAAAATTACCTCTGAGGAAATTAAACAACGAGATGCCATAGCCATGATTCAGAATAGCCAAATTCCCTGGATAGATGATACTGCTGATGGTTCTAAAGGTAGTGGTTTAATGCACCATAAGTTTATGGTTATAGATGGTAAATTCGTGATTATTAGTTCTGCCAATTTCACCCCTAGTGATACTTTTGGAGATGTGAATAATCCCCATAGTTTCGGCAATGCTAATAACTTAGTGAAAATTAACAGTCCAGAACTGGCCAATTTATTCACCCAAGAATTTAACATTATGTGGGGTGATGGACCAGGAGGTAAATTAGATAGCAAATTCGGACTGAAAAAACCTCAGCGTTCGTGGCAAAAGATTACCGTAGGTAATAGCCAAATAACCGTAAAGTTTTCCCCTCTTTCCCGTACCCAAATCTGGAGCAAGTCTACTAATGGATTAATCGGTAGAACTCTTAATATGGCAATTGAAAATATAGATATGGCATTATTTGTGTTTTCTGACCAAAAAATTGCCAACATCTTGGAAAATCGCCATAATCAAAATGTTAATATCCGAGCTTTAATAGATGCTCAATTTGCTTACCGCTACTACAGTGAAGGTTTAGATATGATGGGTATATCTATTAGTGATAACTGTAAATATGAAAAGGATAATCGCCCCTGGCAAAATCCTATTACCACGGTAGGAGTACCCAGTTTATTACCAGGGGATGTACTACATCATAAGTTTGCAGTTATTGACCAGCAAATAGTAATTACTGGTTCTCATAACTGGTCAGAAGCTGCAAATCATAACAATGATGAAAGTTTAATTATTGTGGAAAATCCCACGGTAGCAGCACATTTTCAAAGGGAATTCCATCGTCTTTACCAAACTATTAAACCAGAATTACCTTCTGCAATCAAAGCTAAAATAGACCAGGAAATACAAGAATGTTTGCCAGTAGAAACACAAAGAGAAAATCTTTAA
- a CDS encoding NYN domain-containing protein, whose product MPPSTIPSILLVDGYNIIGSWPCLKKTRDDSSLEAARDHLVELITNYSAFEGYESHIVFDAHYQNTPSNREMITDFLTVHYTEFGQTADTYIEKVCAGLRHQVAQCLVSRVIVATSDRAQQLVVQGYGAEWLSARQLCNQVEAKVCQMRNQHQSRKKSKGRFLSHSINDEARQKLIRLRMGL is encoded by the coding sequence ATGCCCCCTTCTACTATTCCATCCATTCTGCTGGTGGATGGCTACAACATTATAGGCTCATGGCCTTGTCTCAAAAAAACCCGTGATGATTCCAGCTTGGAAGCAGCTCGCGACCATTTGGTGGAACTAATCACCAACTATAGCGCGTTTGAAGGATACGAGTCTCATATAGTTTTTGACGCCCATTATCAGAATACCCCCAGCAATAGGGAAATGATTACTGATTTCCTCACCGTCCACTATACAGAGTTTGGACAGACTGCTGATACCTATATCGAAAAGGTCTGTGCGGGTCTACGTCACCAAGTTGCACAATGTTTAGTTTCTCGTGTGATTGTGGCCACTTCAGACCGGGCCCAACAGTTAGTAGTTCAGGGCTATGGTGCGGAGTGGTTATCAGCCAGACAATTATGTAACCAGGTAGAAGCAAAGGTTTGTCAGATGCGTAATCAACACCAATCACGAAAAAAATCTAAAGGTAGATTTTTGTCCCATTCTATAAATGATGAAGCTAGACAAAAGTTAATTCGTCTAAGAATGGGTCTGTAG
- the petP gene encoding cytochrome b6f subunit PetP — protein MKVGQEVKVFRLRDRVSSDIAGKLGKVGVIEDYKITDGSGVGFVVTFEDKTSTWFFEDELKPVS, from the coding sequence ATGAAAGTTGGACAGGAAGTAAAAGTGTTTCGTTTGCGCGATCGCGTATCCTCTGATATAGCTGGAAAATTAGGGAAGGTTGGTGTCATCGAGGATTATAAAATAACCGATGGTAGTGGTGTGGGTTTTGTAGTTACATTTGAGGATAAGACCAGCACTTGGTTTTTTGAGGATGAACTCAAACCAGTCTCCTAA
- the dnaJ gene encoding molecular chaperone DnaJ — protein MARDYYEILGVSRDADKEQIKQAYRRQARKYHPDVNKEPGAEEKFKEINRAYEVLSEADTRERYNRFGEAGVSGAAGFQDMGDAGGFADIFESIFSGFAGGMGGPTQQQRRRGGPVRGDDLRLDLKLEFREAVFGGEKEIRIAHQETCEVCGGTGAKPGTRPRTCGTCSGSGQVRRVTRTPFGSFTQVSTCPTCNGTGSVIEDKCESCDGKGMKQVTKKLKVTIPAGVDNGTRLRISQEGDSGQRGGPAGDLYVYLFVNDDEEFQRDGINILSELKISYLQAILGCRIDVNTVDGPVELTIPPGTQPNTVMKLENRGVPRLGNAVSRGDHLLTVLIDIPTKVTPEERELLEKLAKIKGDRTGKGGLEGFLGNLFKA, from the coding sequence ATGGCCCGCGACTATTATGAAATCCTAGGTGTCTCCCGTGATGCCGACAAAGAACAAATTAAACAAGCTTATCGCCGTCAAGCCCGGAAGTATCACCCAGATGTGAATAAAGAACCGGGGGCGGAAGAAAAGTTCAAAGAGATTAACCGTGCTTATGAAGTGTTATCAGAAGCGGACACGCGAGAGCGCTATAACCGATTTGGGGAAGCTGGAGTATCGGGTGCTGCTGGATTCCAGGACATGGGGGATGCTGGGGGGTTTGCCGACATATTTGAAAGCATTTTTAGTGGTTTTGCTGGGGGAATGGGGGGACCTACTCAACAGCAAAGGCGAAGAGGTGGACCGGTTCGTGGTGATGATCTCCGATTAGACCTGAAGTTGGAATTTCGGGAAGCGGTATTTGGTGGGGAAAAGGAAATTCGTATTGCCCATCAGGAGACCTGTGAGGTGTGTGGTGGAACGGGGGCCAAACCAGGAACCCGTCCCCGCACCTGTGGTACATGTAGCGGATCTGGTCAGGTGCGCCGCGTGACTAGGACACCCTTTGGCAGTTTTACTCAAGTTTCTACTTGTCCTACCTGTAATGGAACAGGCTCAGTTATAGAAGATAAGTGTGAGTCCTGTGATGGTAAGGGAATGAAGCAGGTAACTAAGAAGCTGAAAGTGACAATTCCCGCAGGTGTGGATAACGGAACCCGTCTGCGCATTTCTCAAGAAGGAGATTCCGGTCAGCGGGGTGGTCCAGCAGGGGACTTATATGTTTATCTGTTTGTTAATGATGATGAGGAATTTCAACGGGATGGAATTAACATTCTTTCGGAGTTGAAAATTAGCTATCTACAAGCAATTTTGGGTTGTCGAATAGATGTGAATACTGTGGATGGTCCGGTGGAGTTAACTATCCCCCCTGGGACTCAACCCAACACAGTGATGAAACTGGAAAATCGGGGAGTACCTCGGTTGGGTAATGCGGTAAGTCGAGGGGATCATCTGCTGACAGTGTTAATTGATATTCCTACCAAGGTCACTCCCGAGGAACGAGAACTACTGGAAAAATTGGCTAAGATTAAGGGAGACCGCACCGGTAAGGGTGGTTTGGAAGGTTTCTTAGGTAATCTATTTAAAGCATGA
- the rsgA gene encoding small ribosomal subunit biogenesis GTPase RsgA, giving the protein MTGHRIATNQELVGTVLAVQANFYRVQLQGGLIPTLLCTRRTRLKKIGQQVMVGDQVLVEEPDWMGGRGAIADVLPRKTELDRPAIANVNQILLVFALADPPLEPLQLSRFLIKGESTGIDLRLCLNKCDLIQEDERRAIGDRLESWGYKPIFLSVQEGMNIEEAREYLKNKITVIAGPSGVGKSSLINQLIPQGNLRVGKVSGKLARGRHTTRHVELFELPNGGLLADTPGFNQPDLGFIPEELIYYFPEGRKLLEKGSCRFSDCLHRDEPGCIVTSDWERYEHYLEFLQEAMAYQTFCQQQSDPESTLKLKTKGQGENHYEPKLESKKYRRVSRRVQVQNLHHWYTENQE; this is encoded by the coding sequence ATGACAGGACATAGGATTGCTACCAATCAAGAGTTGGTGGGTACGGTCTTGGCTGTGCAGGCCAATTTTTATCGTGTGCAGTTACAGGGGGGACTAATTCCCACTCTCCTGTGCACTCGCAGAACCAGATTGAAGAAAATTGGTCAGCAGGTAATGGTGGGGGATCAGGTACTGGTGGAAGAACCTGACTGGATGGGGGGAAGAGGTGCGATCGCTGATGTTTTACCGCGAAAAACTGAATTGGATAGACCAGCGATCGCCAATGTAAATCAAATTCTATTAGTTTTTGCACTTGCGGATCCCCCTTTGGAACCTCTACAGTTAAGTAGATTTTTAATTAAGGGCGAGTCTACTGGTATAGATCTTCGGTTATGTTTAAATAAATGTGACTTAATCCAAGAGGATGAAAGAAGGGCAATTGGCGATCGCTTAGAGAGTTGGGGATACAAGCCAATTTTTTTGAGCGTCCAAGAGGGTATGAATATTGAGGAAGCTAGGGAATATTTAAAAAATAAAATCACGGTAATTGCTGGTCCTTCCGGTGTGGGGAAGTCCAGTTTGATTAACCAATTAATTCCTCAGGGAAACTTGAGGGTGGGAAAGGTTTCTGGTAAGTTGGCCCGTGGTCGTCATACCACTCGTCATGTAGAATTATTCGAGTTACCCAATGGTGGTTTGTTAGCGGACACCCCGGGGTTTAATCAACCAGATTTGGGTTTCATTCCAGAAGAGTTAATCTACTATTTTCCCGAAGGTAGAAAATTGCTAGAGAAGGGGAGTTGTAGATTTAGTGATTGTTTACATCGAGACGAACCAGGTTGTATAGTCACTAGCGATTGGGAAAGATATGAACACTACCTGGAATTTTTGCAAGAGGCGATGGCCTACCAAACCTTTTGTCAACAGCAGTCTGACCCTGAGTCAACCCTGAAATTAAAGACTAAAGGTCAGGGTGAGAATCATTACGAGCCAAAACTGGAAAGCAAGAAATATCGACGGGTTTCCCGTAGGGTGCAGGTACAAAACCTCCACCATTGGTATACAGAAAACCAGGAATAA
- a CDS encoding GspE/PulE family protein translates to MIYSVKKRLDKTSAIQVNTLPVLNKLVKSGHIHREQMKLAVMESLESGKVLTDVLQSIARGKLDPQLIRECKKQHLFELKILYGVEYIDPEVNQMNWNIIRELIESLIPIDICRSYGLLPLGKEENQNPPQVLVAMVEPDNLAACDYLNRILQPPNWQFKRLVIAAEDYEILINQYTKEQTQFTDISQDLESLSLEVMEQRLEEGDVDLTVAMKEAQDEPIINLVNKILFLALRDGASDIHVEPQEEYLRIRFRNDGVLRESESIPPIPKHIIPAVTARIKIISNLDIAEKRLPQDGRIRRVFDGKKVDIRVSTLPNRYGEKICLRILDNSSTKLPLDQIITDPHTLQVFKNIIHKPLGLILVTGPTGSGKTTSLYSALAELNDPGINISTVEDPVEYSLPGLTQVQVIREKGLDFATVLRAFLRQDPDVLLVGETRDGETAKTAIEAALTGHLVFTTLHTIDAAGAIARLLEMGIEPFMISSSLIGVLAQRLVRRLCPTCRIPYNPTVQELGRYGLSLVQEGNVIFYKANTISSELIGKSPNKIKVCPNCYGTGYKGRCGVYEVMAVTQKLQNLINQEADTEKIKEAALEEGMITLLGYSLNLVRQGITTLEEVERVVYTDRELIRELKVSRQKSLTCQCCDATLKPEWLDCPYCLTPRLIN, encoded by the coding sequence ATGATTTACTCAGTTAAAAAACGTTTAGATAAAACTAGTGCTATTCAAGTTAACACTCTTCCTGTACTAAACAAACTAGTTAAATCTGGTCATATTCATAGGGAACAGATGAAGCTAGCCGTGATGGAAAGTCTTGAATCTGGGAAAGTATTAACAGATGTTTTACAATCTATAGCCAGAGGGAAGTTAGATCCTCAGTTAATCAGAGAATGTAAAAAACAGCATTTATTTGAATTAAAAATACTATATGGTGTAGAATATATAGATCCAGAAGTCAATCAAATGAACTGGAATATTATCAGAGAATTGATCGAGAGTTTAATACCAATAGATATTTGTCGTAGTTATGGATTATTACCATTAGGAAAGGAAGAAAATCAGAATCCACCCCAGGTGTTAGTAGCAATGGTTGAGCCAGATAATTTAGCGGCATGTGATTACCTTAATAGGATATTACAACCGCCAAACTGGCAATTTAAACGTCTAGTAATTGCTGCGGAAGATTACGAAATATTAATTAATCAATACACAAAAGAGCAAACTCAATTCACAGATATTAGCCAAGATCTAGAAAGTTTAAGTCTTGAGGTTATGGAGCAGAGACTAGAAGAAGGAGATGTAGATTTGACAGTAGCCATGAAAGAAGCTCAGGATGAGCCGATTATTAATCTTGTGAATAAAATTCTCTTTTTAGCTCTGCGAGATGGTGCTTCTGATATTCACGTTGAACCTCAAGAAGAATATTTACGAATTCGGTTTCGCAACGATGGAGTACTGCGGGAGTCGGAATCTATTCCCCCCATTCCCAAACATATTATTCCTGCAGTTACTGCGCGAATTAAAATTATCTCTAATCTAGATATTGCCGAAAAGAGATTGCCCCAAGATGGCAGAATTCGCAGAGTATTTGATGGTAAAAAGGTAGATATCCGAGTCAGCACCTTACCCAACCGCTACGGAGAAAAAATCTGTCTGAGGATTTTAGACAATTCCTCCACTAAATTACCCCTAGATCAAATAATTACTGATCCCCATACTTTGCAGGTATTTAAAAATATTATTCATAAACCCCTAGGTTTAATTTTAGTCACAGGTCCAACCGGTTCTGGAAAAACTACCTCCTTATATTCTGCTCTAGCAGAATTAAATGATCCGGGAATTAATATTAGTACAGTTGAAGATCCCGTAGAATACAGTTTACCGGGACTGACTCAAGTGCAGGTAATTCGAGAAAAGGGATTAGACTTTGCCACAGTTCTGCGAGCTTTTCTGCGACAAGACCCAGACGTGTTATTGGTGGGAGAAACACGAGATGGGGAAACTGCGAAAACCGCAATTGAAGCAGCACTAACCGGACATCTAGTATTCACTACCTTGCATACTATAGATGCTGCAGGAGCGATCGCCCGCTTACTGGAAATGGGTATTGAACCATTTATGATTTCTAGTTCTCTAATTGGTGTATTAGCCCAGAGGTTAGTGCGTAGACTGTGTCCCACATGTCGAATTCCCTATAATCCTACAGTTCAAGAACTAGGGAGATATGGTTTATCCCTAGTGCAAGAAGGCAATGTCATTTTCTATAAAGCTAATACCATATCATCAGAACTTATAGGAAAAAGCCCGAATAAAATCAAAGTTTGTCCTAACTGTTATGGTACTGGCTACAAAGGGCGTTGTGGAGTGTATGAAGTTATGGCAGTTACGCAAAAACTACAAAATTTAATTAATCAAGAAGCTGACACAGAAAAAATTAAAGAAGCAGCTTTAGAAGAGGGAATGATAACCCTATTGGGTTATAGTCTCAATCTAGTTCGTCAAGGCATAACGACCTTAGAAGAAGTGGAGCGGGTGGTATATACAGATAGGGAATTGATAAGGGAATTAAAAGTCTCACGACAGAAGAGTCTCACATGTCAATGTTGTGATGCTACCCTAAAACCAGAGTGGTTAGATTGTCCTTATTGTTTGACCCCTAGATTAATTAATTGA